TAGTGCGTTCATCGCCCTCCACGCCTATGTAGAGGGTGCCCTCATTGATAACCAGGGCTCCATCTTCGTCCGCATGGCTAAAACTCTCACATGGACTGATATCGAATCCAATATCTTTAGTCTCTCCCTGACTCAATGCCACAGTCTTGAACTCAACCAACTGTCTCCTCGTACCaccacttccggggttgttgctTCTAACAAACAACAACACTGGATGCTTACCAGCCATCGAACCATGGTTGGTGACTCTCACTTGAGCTGAAAACTTGATGCTCTCGCAGCCCTTGCTCCCCAGTTCAGACACCGATATCGAACCAGATTTCTTCACGGCCGAGGAACTGTTCAGAAAGAGGCTGCCACGGCTGACTGAGATTACCTTGTAAGTGTAGTTTGTGTAGCTGAGTCCATAACCGAATTCGTACACTGTCGGACCAGTGTAGAATCTGTAGGTTCGCCCCGGATAGCCTTGAGATGGATCAGGCCTCATCCTCATATCCGTCATCGCCACCTTGCTGAACTCTTTTGGATACCAAGTAACCGGTAGCTTCCCACCTGGATTGTTGTCTCCAAACAGAGTCTGAGCCACAGCAACTCCTCCGGCCTCACCTGGATACCCGGCCCACAGAATGCTCCCGATTTTGGGGTTTTTCTTGGCGAAGGAGACATCAACAGGGCCTCCACACAGCAGCACCAGCACAACTGGCTTCACAGCAACTTCTGCAACAGCTGTGATGAGATCCTCTTGATGCCCGGGCAGCCCGAGCTCGACCCTATCGAGCTTCTCCCTCTCCAACGACTGATCCAGCCCCATGACTAGGACAACACGATCCGCCTCCTTCGCAATGGCCACTGCTGCATCAGTTGAAACTGAGGTGCAGTTTGCAAACTCACAGCCCTGAACAAATTTGGTGGGAATGTTGTAGAGATTGTCTAGTGCTTGGAGGATTGAGACGGTTTTGCACGGATAGCCTTCATAGTTTCCGGTGAAGATGGCAGAGGAGTTGGCGTTGGGGCCGATGAGGGCGAGGGACTTGGTGGAGGTCTTGGAGAAAGGGAGGAGGGCGGCTTCGTTTTTGAGGAGGACGATGCTGGAGCGTGCTGCCTCGAGGGCGAGGTCTTGGTGGTCGTTGCTGCAGACGGAGGTGGCGTTGATGGCACCGTATTGGAGCTTTCTCGGATCGCCGTCGAAGTGGCCGAGCCTCATTCGGATGGAGAAGAGGTTGAGAAGGGCTCTGTCTATGTCTGATTCTGATACTTTCTTCCTTTCCACAGctgattttgtgtattttaacaAATAGCTGCCACAGTTCACATCCATACCTGGGAATTTCTTGTCAATAATCTGTTACTATTATTGTTATTACTTAACATGTACTCccattcaaaacaaaacaatttgtATGCacactttaatttttaattggttGAGATTATActatcaaataataatttttttaatgtactaataattataaaaataatatcataCGCATGTAAtacaaaatagtactcctaccAAATAATCTCTAGTCATGTAAAAACAAGTTTAATGGACCAAAATGAAGCAATTAAAGTTGCATCACCAATAAACAAATActatgaagaagaaaaagaagatgcAATGAAATAGGCTGTAACTTAACATAGAATCCAATTTCTAgtaatataaaatgaaatttgtgGATAGTAATTCTATGCGATTTAATAGAATAATGTAGGGACATACTTATACTAACATAATACAAAACTTTCACGTTGAATATATACACAGGCAAGAAAATAAATTGCTAACCACATGGAGCTAAAACAGGAGTATGAGACAGACAAAAATATATTGGTGAAAAAAGACAAGATGTATACCAGCTTTAAGCACGGCTGCAACTGCATCTTCTGGTTCTTTGGCATAGCCTTGGGGATCATGAATTATAGCAACGGCATCGCAATCCGATGCAATGTACCTTATCCAGGATTAATATTTTGTTAGGTGATTCAGATTATTGATAGATGATTTTGCATAATGATTTATGTAAATTTTGTAAGAATATATGAAAGAGAACTTTTGAAAAAATAGGCTCggtaggggcttaagcccctaccGCGACTCCATTATGTCCGCCTATGAAAAATGGTGTGGTACATACTGCTGTTGGTCGAGAGAGAATTTACCCTTCAAATCCCCATTGTTGGCGAGCTGTTGCAGTTAAAAGATTTCGATCAGCGCAGCTAGGAATGCCATTGACGCGATTATACGCGCACATTATGCCGCTAGCCTTGCCTTGCTCCACGCACGCCTTGAAGGGTGGTTGGAACGTATCTGTCATATCCTGCTTCGTCACCTACAATCAAAGGTGGACgcaaaaatttattttgataatcACTATACtatatgaataaatttttttgaGACATTTCTATTCAGCCGTTATTTTGCGAAAATAATACGCAGTAGGCTTATGCCACCTCCTTGCTAAGTTTACATGTTCGGCAGCCcatgaaataaaatacgagaTTGAGATTAACTTACTTTGGCGTCGAAGCTGTAGCGATCGACGCCATTCCAATTGTCCAAGTCGTGCGCAGTGTAGTGCTTGCAGCAAGCCGAGGCCATCAGACTTCCCTCTCTCATTATCTCCCCTCCTTCAAATCTATCCCCCTGCAGCCCTCTAACGTACGCCACCGCGTACTTTCCCGCCACCAACGGATCTTCCCCGGCCGTCTCCTGCCCTCTCCCCCACCTCGGGTCCCTCAGGATGTTTATATTCGGCGCCCAAAACGTCATCCCCTTCCCCTGCCCGCCGTTGAAAAACGCCCTGCTCTCTTTCCCAATCGCCtgcatttcactcatatttttattacttactccctctgtcccgattaattgtcactctttttcatttcagtccgtccctcaataattgtcacacttcatttttaccataaatgataagtaggtcccacattccactaactcacttcactcacattttattataaaaccaatataaaaaagtgagtctcatatttcactaaaatCAGGGACGCagggagtataaaaataatatataaaagtaggattttaattataatttctttttacatttcttaaaaagtGTACCTGTGCAGTGCGGTACCAGAGGGAGGAATCGAAGGAGGCGGCAGAGAGGATGATTTGGGGGAACATGGTGGCGGACTTGATGGCGCCGCCGAAGGTGATCCCCTTCCCGTGGCGGGAAACGCCGTGCAGAGCCTCCGACCACCACTCGTAGGCAGAGACGTTGAGGCGGGGGACGGAGGGGGCGTTGTTGACGAGCTGCTGGACTTTCTCATCGAGCGTGAGGCGCGAGACGAGATCCTTGGCCCGGGCGGCGACGGCCAAACTAGCGTTGCAAAAGGGCAGCGAATTAGTTGAGGGGTTTGATGGATCACATGAAAATGGGGGAGTGGCGTCGGATTGTGCTGAATTTGTGTGGAGGAGTATCACAATGGTGAAGAGTGGGAGGTTATGGGCTCTCATTTTTTAGAGAATTGATGGAGAGTGGAGTGATTTTGTCCTATTTAAATGGTGGAATGTGATTGTGCTAGGACTATAGATTCTACAATTAATGAAtaaatagtggaatgtgattGTGCTAGGACTATAGATTGTATAATAAAtgatttgtatttgtatttatttaatgGGGATGATAATAAAATCGATTGACTTTTAATGATATTGTACCTATGTTATATAATAGAGAGGTAACGTAAAGTTAATTTGGGTTACGTTATTAATATTTTGGTCATAGTTTATATGATAGGAAAGTCCGTCTAATAAAGTCTATTTGGAATGCATGGTTAATGAATGTATTTCACGACAAAAATTACCTACAACATCAGAGTATCCAGGTGCGGACGCGGCGATAGCCGCGTGTGGGGGCGGTGGGCGGGCGGGTTATAGTGCGGAAGTTGTCCGCCCATGGGTCGGACGCGGATTGGGGGCGAGGCGACGGCGGACGACGGATAGGCGGGCttggggcgaggacgcgccggggAGGAattagccgcgcctataggcgcggcgaccATAGTGTTGGACATCCGCCGCGGCCAAGacattttcgattttttttatttacctctataaataccactccccagcacctatttttcaccattttcacaaaatccatctaTTCACTACCTACACAagcactctctaaaaatgcaccgaggagacgacgaatcacccgactcttAGGAATCGGGCTATGACAGCAATCCATCACATCCGTCGGGCTATCCTTCGCAGCCATCGGGATTTGGCGCCtatgcttctcagccgtcgggcttTGGCAGGACTCCGTCCCAGcattggagttggaatcaatctccccccactgtgggcatcgagtccaccccttcctccatctcagtcgtggaggtcttctccaacgccCACCACCTTTACAGCGGAATCTGGGTCGCTCtgcatttggagattacagacccaacctggacgcggttcaccagccgcgtccgggttcccctttccaatccagtCAATCTCCgttcaccgaagcagatcaagacgcatttgatactatgatgggtctgctcagttccggcATCCCAGATACGCCGGCGGCACGGGTGGAAACGCCCGTTCCGACCCGAGGGGGTAGCGGCAGTCGGGGCGCGGGTGGCGGCAGTCGTGGCACCGGAAACGTCGGTGGACGCTCGGGCAGCGGTGCCGGCATTGCGGGTGGCGAGGGCAGTGGCGCTGGCGGTAGCGGTGGCTCTGGTTCTGGGTCCAACCGGGGTAAGCCATACACCAAACAAgagagcattgccgtggcgagggcgtgggatgctatcacttcggaccccgtggtgggcaccgatcagGCCGAGGGGAGCATTTGGAGGTGCATCGTGATGGCATACGAGGAATTCAAACCCGACTGCGCCGAgaagcgcgacccagaacagctccgaaaaaagtggggtaggattctgcgggctaccaagcggttcgcgtccatatacgagaacaaccttcgccacgctgagagtggccgaagcgcaACAGATGTGAAGAACCTGTCGATGGGCCAATACAACACGGAGGGCTGGACGAAGTTCACCCTGTGGGAtgagtatcttgtcctcgcggattgACCGAAATTCAAGTCTATCGTGGCGCGAGAGGTCGACACAGCTCCTGGGCAGAAGCgtacaaggcacaaccttgccggggaATACAGCAGTGGAagcggctcgcacgagttcgagcagtccgacgagcaagtcgaagagccaaCCGCTACTCACACTAGGCGACGACGGCCCCCGGGACAACAGGCCTAtatccgcagcgccagagggggtagaagtgcctcccgcCTATCGGCGGCCGCGTCCGGATCTCACATCCCCCGCTcgccccaatcccacagcacatggtgcaaccccacgaggttTTGAGAGATACCATAGACGTGCAGTTGATGgaacaactgcaagacgtatgcagcaAATACGCAGGGAAATctgacccgtacgtcaggaacgtctacaagaggctcactactcggattgagagtcgactggggttggttgatgATGCTCATGGGGAAACCGCGtccggcagcagcgagagaggaggatgagaagaagaagaagaagacgaggaagccgactccgacaccgagtagacggtggcggagtttttagttgtagtttattttaattattcgttgtataattttacccgtTTTCAATACAAtgaatattcggccctaattacctcgttttctaattatttacactgtgattattttaattatacctaaatgaaactaaaaatattttaaaatgaaaattgattataaaatttggggctattgcaagtgtccaccatagtgtgGACAACtaaactggggctatggataAAAACTGGAGCGGGGCTATTGGGAGTGTCCGCCTTATACTGGACACCCTCAGTAGTACTGATTATCATCTTCTTTCACAAGTCAAATATATTTATTCTTCATGTCCAGGAGTATTCCACAATTTTAGACATCGAGGGATATTTTGTGGGTCTAATTTTATTTAGTGTTTAAATAAGTACTCCTACCACTTTTTCGTCAATTCTAAATATAGGTTATATTTACCTCACGCCTAttaatttatacatacatcaCTCTTAATTTGATATTGGTTATAACAAATGTTTAGTGGATACTTTATTTTTACTGCAGAAAGAGTCTCATTACTAGTGTGACTTGAAAGGTTATTTTTGGCGGATAATGAGTGGTTGCGAGATTATTAAAGATCGAGTGTGTTAATCTATCCTTAGCTTCTTCTCTAGTTTGTAGGAAACTGCACAATGCAGCAGTTCGTTTCTCTGAATCTGCTCGCCTCCATCGGCACTACCACCTCCAAGCATTCGCTCATCGGCACTTACCTAATCAAATTGGTTAACACGGCGATGGACTGTTCATGTTCTTCAAAATCGGCAACCACAACTTCACCGTGGTCGGCGCCGACGGCGCCTACACGAAACCCGTGCGGACCGATTACGCATCGCTCTCCCCGGGCCAAACCCTAGATTTGCTTCTAGAAGCCAACCAGCCCCTGAGCCGTTACTACATGGCCGCAAGAATCTACGCCAGCGGCACAACCGTCTTCTCCATCACCACCAGGGACCAGGGAAGGGACTAAAAATTTATATAAGCCGGGgctaaaattctaaaaaatgatatactaataatacttcataaaaatgatattttcgtAAATCTTACATTTCCTACTTATTTCACAAAGTTTAGTCAAATAATAACACAACAtttgaaatcaaaatattaaattatgaa
This sequence is a window from Salvia splendens isolate huo1 chromosome 5, SspV2, whole genome shotgun sequence. Protein-coding genes within it:
- the LOC121804500 gene encoding probable beta-D-xylosidase 7 translates to MRAHNLPLFTIVILLHTNSAQSDATPPFSCDPSNPSTNSLPFCNASLAVAARAKDLVSRLTLDEKVQQLVNNAPSVPRLNVSAYEWWSEALHGVSRHGKGITFGGAIKSATMFPQIILSAASFDSSLWYRTAQAIGKESRAFFNGGQGKGMTFWAPNINILRDPRWGRGQETAGEDPLVAGKYAVAYVRGLQGDRFEGGEIMREGSLMASACCKHYTAHDLDNWNGVDRYSFDAKVTKQDMTDTFQPPFKACVEQGKASGIMCAYNRVNGIPSCADRNLLTATARQQWGFEGYIASDCDAVAIIHDPQGYAKEPEDAVAAVLKAGMDVNCGSYLLKYTKSAVERKKVSESDIDRALLNLFSIRMRLGHFDGDPRKLQYGAINATSVCSNDHQDLALEAARSSIVLLKNEAALLPFSKTSTKSLALIGPNANSSAIFTGNYEGYPCKTVSILQALDNLYNIPTKFVQGCEFANCTSVSTDAAVAIAKEADRVVLVMGLDQSLEREKLDRVELGLPGHQEDLITAVAEVAVKPVVLVLLCGGPVDVSFAKKNPKIGSILWAGYPGEAGGVAVAQTLFGDNNPGGKLPVTWYPKEFSKVAMTDMRMRPDPSQGYPGRTYRFYTGPTVYEFGYGLSYTNYTYKVISVSRGSLFLNSSSAVKKSGSISVSELGSKGCESIKFSAQVRVTNHGSMAGKHPVLLFVRSNNPGSGGTRRQLVEFKTVALSQGETKDIGFDISPCESFSHADEDGALVINEGTLYIGVEGDERTINVVI